The Mercurialis annua linkage group LG2, ddMerAnnu1.2, whole genome shotgun sequence genome contains a region encoding:
- the LOC126669849 gene encoding protein SMALL AUXIN UP-REGULATED RNA 16-like, which yields MAIKKSNTSPQTAALKQILKRCSNFGKKNGFDPHHHQQDLPYDVPKGHFAVYVGENRSRQIIPLSWLDHPEFQNLLQRAEEEYGFKHDLQGLAIPCE from the coding sequence ATggctataaaaaaatcaaacacgaGTCCTCAAACAGCAGCTCTAAAGCAAATTCTTAAAAGATGTTCAAACTTTGGTAAGAAGAATGGGTTTGATCCTCATCATCATCAGCAAGATCTTCCTTATGATGTACCGAAAGGTCATTTTGCGGTGTACGTGGGTGAAAATAGAAGCCGACAAATTATTCCGTTATCATGGCTAGATCATCCTGAGTTTCAGAATTTGCTTCAGAGGGCTGAAGAAGAGTATGGATTTAAACATGATTTGCAGGGTCTTGCTATTCCATGTGAATAA